The proteins below come from a single Pseudomonas chlororaphis genomic window:
- a CDS encoding poly(3-hydroxyalkanoate) depolymerase translates to MPQPYIFRTVDLDGQTLRTAVRPGKPHLTPLLIFNGIGANLELVFPFIQALDPDLEVIAFDVPGVGGSSTPSRPYRFPGLAKLTARMLDYLDYGQVNAIGVSWGGALAQQFAYDYPERCKKLVLAATAAGAVMVPGKPKVLWMMASPRRYVQPSHVMRIAPLIYGGSFRRDPGLAASHAAKVRSAGKLGYYWQLFAGLGWTSIHWLHKIHQPTLVLAGDDDPLIPLINMRMLAWRIPNAQLHIIDDGHLFLITRAEAVAPIIMKFLQEERQRAVMHPHPSPLGGG, encoded by the coding sequence ATGCCGCAACCGTACATCTTCCGTACCGTCGATCTGGATGGCCAGACCTTGCGCACCGCGGTACGTCCCGGCAAGCCTCACTTGACGCCCCTGCTGATCTTCAATGGCATCGGCGCCAACCTTGAGCTGGTGTTCCCGTTCATCCAGGCCCTGGACCCGGACCTGGAAGTCATCGCCTTCGATGTGCCGGGTGTCGGCGGCTCATCGACGCCCAGCCGGCCGTATCGTTTTCCGGGCCTGGCGAAGCTCACCGCGCGGATGCTCGATTACCTCGACTACGGCCAGGTCAACGCGATTGGCGTGTCCTGGGGGGGCGCACTGGCCCAGCAGTTCGCCTACGACTACCCCGAGCGGTGCAAGAAACTGGTGCTGGCGGCCACGGCGGCCGGCGCGGTGATGGTGCCGGGCAAACCGAAAGTGCTGTGGATGATGGCCAGCCCGCGACGCTACGTGCAGCCCTCCCATGTGATGCGCATTGCCCCGCTGATCTATGGTGGCTCGTTCCGTCGCGACCCGGGGCTGGCGGCCAGCCACGCGGCCAAGGTGCGCTCGGCCGGCAAGCTGGGGTACTACTGGCAACTGTTCGCCGGCCTCGGCTGGACCAGCATCCACTGGCTGCACAAGATCCACCAGCCGACCCTGGTGCTGGCCGGCGACGACGACCCGCTGATCCCACTGATCAACATGCGCATGCTGGCCTGGCGCATCCCCAACGCCCAGTTGCACATCATCGATGACGGCCATCTGTTCCTGATCACCCGGGCCGAGGCGGTGGCGCCGATCATCATGAAGTTCCTGCAGGAGGAACGTCAGCGCGCGGTGATGCATCCGCATCCGTCGCCGCTGGGCGGCGGCTGA